In the genome of bacterium, one region contains:
- a CDS encoding FAD-dependent oxidoreductase, whose amino-acid sequence MAIILKTRKRDIDKIGLKGGRETSSLRPRYRELTPPCTYTCPSGIDIRKYLTTIAQSEGYKRSYEDSFNIAWEIITDKNPLPAITGRVCPHPCENECNRGGKDEAISINSLERFIGNWGIENGLKHKRLYNDTFPEKIAIIGGGPSGLSCAYQLARRGYKITIFEEREKLGGMLRYGIPSYRLPKDILDKEIQKILDLGIEVRLNTKIKDPEEIRGCDVIYIAIGAQKSLPLNIPDEDRAISAISFLYAYNSKKPLSIGKNVVVIGGGNSAIDAARCAKRAGCDVKILYRRTRDEMPAISEEVDKSLEEGIKIEFLTAPIEILGDGLKCIRMELKGTDEKGRPNSIPISGSEFTLKADTIISAIGQEKEFSWDCGNRIFAGGDFIQIGLVTDAIGMAAKAAQAIDEHLREKEAQKAFKPNVIKYTSMNLNYYEKVPRGLVENQDGAIYESSRCMSCGSCFDCDNCYILCSDSAVKKFPKGQHYKFILSNCQGCKKCAEECPCGYIEMI is encoded by the coding sequence ATGGCAATAATTCTTAAAACAAGAAAAAGGGATATAGATAAGATAGGCTTAAAGGGGGGAAGGGAGACATCATCTTTAAGGCCAAGGTATAGGGAATTAACCCCTCCCTGCACATATACCTGTCCAAGCGGAATAGACATAAGGAAATACCTTACAACAATAGCCCAATCTGAGGGTTATAAGAGGTCTTATGAAGATTCATTTAATATTGCTTGGGAAATAATAACAGACAAGAATCCCCTGCCTGCTATTACGGGAAGGGTTTGCCCACATCCCTGTGAGAATGAATGCAATAGGGGTGGAAAGGATGAAGCAATTTCTATAAATAGTTTAGAGAGGTTTATTGGAAATTGGGGAATAGAGAATGGTTTAAAGCATAAGAGGCTTTATAACGATACATTCCCAGAAAAAATAGCAATAATCGGAGGAGGTCCATCTGGTCTTTCCTGTGCATATCAGCTTGCAAGGAGGGGGTATAAAATTACAATCTTTGAGGAGAGGGAAAAACTTGGTGGAATGTTAAGATATGGCATTCCAAGCTACAGGCTTCCAAAGGATATACTTGACAAAGAAATTCAGAAGATATTGGATTTAGGGATTGAGGTAAGATTAAATACAAAAATAAAAGACCCTGAGGAGATAAGAGGTTGTGATGTAATTTATATAGCCATTGGGGCACAAAAATCCCTTCCTTTGAATATCCCAGATGAAGATAGGGCGATATCTGCCATCTCATTTTTATATGCTTATAATTCAAAGAAACCTCTTTCTATTGGAAAAAATGTTGTTGTCATTGGTGGTGGAAATTCTGCCATTGATGCGGCAAGGTGTGCAAAAAGAGCAGGCTGTGATGTCAAAATCCTTTACAGAAGGACAAGGGATGAAATGCCAGCTATCTCTGAGGAGGTAGATAAATCTTTGGAGGAAGGGATAAAGATTGAATTTTTGACAGCCCCCATTGAGATTCTTGGGGATGGTCTTAAATGTATCAGGATGGAGCTAAAAGGCACAGATGAAAAAGGAAGACCAAATTCTATTCCAATCTCTGGTTCTGAATTTACCCTTAAGGCAGATACCATAATTTCTGCAATTGGTCAGGAAAAAGAATTTTCTTGGGATTGTGGAAATAGGATATTTGCTGGTGGTGATTTTATTCAGATTGGTCTTGTAACAGATGCAATTGGTATGGCAGCAAAGGCAGCACAAGCAATTGATGAGCATCTTAGGGAAAAAGAAGCCCAAAAAGCATTCAAGCCAAATGTTATAAAATATACAAGTATGAACCTTAATTATTATGAGAAAGTGCCAAGAGGCCTTGTAGAAAATCAAGATGGAGCAATCTATGAATCAAGTAGATGTATGAGCTGTGGTTCTTGC